A single genomic interval of Hydractinia symbiolongicarpus strain clone_291-10 chromosome 8, HSymV2.1, whole genome shotgun sequence harbors:
- the LOC130655435 gene encoding vesicular inhibitory amino acid transporter-like produces the protein MSVKKLWEKILPDKNPYKPVESVYESEQERCVEEAKNVEQKKITSFNAFWNVSNSIQGVAILAMPYVIKGGGWWSVVAIILVAILSNYTGQILIKCHYDDVIDEATGETVSVRTRSSYAEVGDAMWPVYGKNIVLFIQVLELLFMATLYPIVFVSVTHTLFPHFGLSSGVWVLIFGVLMLPNIFLRRLYHISIMSSLTVASATSVFFAVCVYCFTEIDAWDVHNLEKFSIKEFVASTGVVVASYSSQMYLSVIESDMRNPSSIGSVMNAGYFAMTILKVGIGVIAYMTFGDATSQVVTLNLPAGILLTAINSIVLLLAMSSYTLPMFTVFEILEKDSKWLIIGNSSELGDDKESRNYEERLINVRRTAIRLALMFITLTMAISVPHFCMVLSFIGSFTGAFLEMVFPCWFYLALKHKTLSKSTTIVNVLIITFSLLFMGVGMYSSAFDMIKAFKLHTKEVWTID, from the exons ATGTCGGTTAAGAAGCTGTGGGAGAAGATTCTCCCAGATAAAAACCCCTACAAACCAGTTGAATCGGTTTACGAATCGGAACAAGAAAGGTGCGTTGAGGAAGCCAAAAATGTGGAGCAGAAAAAAATTACATCATTCAATGCGTTCTGGAACGTCTCCAATTCAATCCAAGGTGTAGCCATACTAGCTATGCCTTATGTCATTAAAGGTGGAGGGTGGTGGAGTGTAGTAGCCATTATACTTGTAGCCATACTATCGAACTATACCGGTCAAATACTGATAAAATGTCActatgatgacgtcatcgacgaAGCCACAGGAGAAACAGTTAGCGTTAGAACAAG GTCATCCTATGCCGAAGTTGGTGATGCCATGTGGCCGGTGTACGGCAAAAACATTGTCTTGTTCATCCAGGTACTCGAGCTTCTGTTCATGGCAACGCTCTACCCTATTGTGTTTGTATCTGTTACGCACACGCTTTTCCCACATTTCGGGTTATCTTCTGGAGTATGGGTGCTGATTTTCGGCGTGCTGATGTTACCAAATATATTTCTTCGACGACTTTATCACATATCGATTATGAGCTCATTGACCGTCGCTTCAGCTACATCCGTCTTCTTTGCCGTGTGTGTTTACTGCTTCACGGAAATAGACGCTTGGGACGTGCATAACCTTGAAAAGTTTTCCATTAAGGAGTTTGTTGCTTCAACTGGCGTGGTAGTGGCTAGCTACTCTTCCCAGATGTATTTATCCGTGATCGAAAGCGATATGAGGAATCCGTCAAGCATCGGCAGCGTGATGAATGCTGGGTATTTTGCCATGACTATTTTAAAAGTCGGTATCGGCGTCATCGCTTACATGACGTTTGGAGATGCGACATCGCAAGTAGTGACTTTGAATCTGCCGGCAGGAATTTTACTCACAGCAATTAACAGTATTGTCTTACTACTCGCAATGTCATCTTATACCCTACCCATGTTCACCGTCTTTGAAATTCTCGAGAAAGATTCAAAATGGTTGATTATTGGCAACTCTTCAGAACTTGGAGACGATAAAGAATCCCGGAATTATGAAGAAAGGTTGATCAATGTAAGACGAACAGCCATACGCTTGGCTTTGATGTTTATCACGCTTACAATGGCCATCTCTGTTCCTCACTTCTGTATGGTGTTGTCTTTTATTGGAAGCTTCACAGGTGCCTTTCTAGAAATGGTATTCCCATGTTGGTTTTACTTGGCACTGAAGCACAAGACGTTATCAAAAAGTACAACAATAGTAAATGTGTTGATTATAACTTTTAGTTTACTTTTTATGGGTGTTGGGATGTATTCTTCAGCGTTTGATATGATCAAAGCATTTAAACTCCATACAAAGGAGGTATGGACCATAGACTGA
- the LOC130655603 gene encoding syntaxin-12-like, with the protein MNRGDFGAAPSYGSTAASYHRTQSAREKDKFNSLCDSVSGKIFIVNKNVSRLETLSQKIDHDVDEKENEVKIHKLSQETNKLAKETKNIFKEISEYTRVGRFDRHDPRYSQYNLLQNKLRKEFENALSRYHAIQNVLSLKMKAHIEQEVSFTQDTSSISIAVDDDKEQLVDIQEQESAQQLMLHEQELEQAKEREARILQIEEDMLNVNEIFQDLAALVHEQGEAIDSIESHVEHAALHVEEGNKQLVRAKSYQKSARKKMCIIAVVVIVIAIILGVIIYSATQ; encoded by the exons ATGAATCGTGGAGATTTTGGTGCAGCACCTTCATATGGTTCAACAGCAGCCTCATATCATCGAACACAGTCAGCACGAGAGAAGG ATAAATTCAACAGTCTGTGTGACAGTGTTAGCGGGAAAATatttattgtaaataaaaatg TATCTCGACTTGAAACCCTCTCACAGAAAATTGATCATGATGTCGATGAAAAGGAAAACGAAGTTAAAAT TCATAAATTATCACAAGAAACGAACAAATTAGCAAAAGAGACAAAGaatatatttaaagaaatatcAGAATATACGAGAGTTGGGAGATTTGATAGACATGATCCACGATAt AGTCAGTACAACCTTCTTCAGAACAAATTAAGAAAGGAATTCGAAAATGCTCTATCAAGATACCACGCCATTCAAAAC GTtttatcattaaaaatgaaagcacACATCGAGCAAGAAGTAAGTTTCACTCAG GATACGTCCAGTATTAGCATAGCAGTTGATGATGATAAAGAACAACTTGTTGATATTCAGGAGCAAGAAAG TGCACAACAACTGATGTTACATGAGCAAGAATTGGAACAAGCGAAAGAAAGAGAAGCGCGCATACTTCAAATCGAG GAAGATATGTTGAACGTCAACGAAATATTTCAAGATCTTGCTGCTTTGGTTCACGAACAAGGAGAGGCAATCG ATTCAATTGAAAGTCATGTGGAACACGCTGCGTTGCATGTGGAGGAGGGTAATAAACAACTCGTCAGAGCAAAATCATACCAG AAAAGCGCAAGAAAGAAAATGTGTATTATTGCAGTAGTGGTCATTGTTATTGCTATTATATTGGGAGTTATAATTTATTCTGCAACgcaataa
- the LOC130653665 gene encoding mediator of DNA damage checkpoint protein 1-like, protein MNIERYVSIFYKFNLLLTSTSFPNCCLLKLVSKLLFTSTSFPNCCFFQPCSQTVAYFNLVPKLLFTCYLLTIYLLENKIHVFTCFVRLPLNYTKLLTFAVFWCISREHSFIARLSSNIPHPPQKRKVAADTSNPIFKVLSPFLNRIYCQIHHAKHANTCTIPSLHKKDEGKQTKDVASAIDDSQQYRLDELNRGEDGDVKMIRITSLVISCLLFVSKLSAQGLCPNELVTIIDVSGTISDEKFQRTVDFTIEMIQALNLPYDRAGVVLFSEKAMTAIECNDFTDSMAYKKRLMELRRDGLGDLTNTSAGLMEGERVLSSNGCGQRSNLSQIMVVITDGRANRGKNPVLVAQTIRRKAIQINAIGLLPAVNVEELDGITGDKNRVCIKHYTDSLTDCVPNLTRRDCVNTVARSPTSTTTTTTPTTSTSTSTSTSTTTTTTTEPTSTTTTTEPTTTTTTTEPTTTTTTTEPTTTTTTTEPTTTTTTTEPTTTTTTEPTTTTTTTTTTTTEPTTTTTTTEPTTTTTTTTEATTTTTTTEPTTTTTQPTTTTTTTVSTTTSTTASTTIPTKKGFAPTKRPVTTKRHFTAHTTHKPMFRRHYYRIRTTKKPAPIKPVMITKRYYTAHTTHSPRFRRRYYRIRTTKKPAPKKPVMITKRHYTAHTTKKPMFRRRYYRIRSTKKPAPMKPVVITKRHYTAHSTNKPMFRRRYYRIRTTKKPAPMKPVMITKRHYTAHTTNQPMFRRRYYQIRTTKKPVPMKPVIITKRHYTAHSTHKPMFRRRYFRIRTTQKPNRPLVLRWQIKKTT, encoded by the exons ATGAATATTGA GCGATACGTTTCTATATTTTATAAGTTCAACCTGTTGCTTacttcaacctcgttcccaaacTGTTGCTTACTGAAACTCGTTTCCAAACTGTTGTTTacttcaacctcgttcccaaactgttgcttttttcaaccttgttcccaaaCTGTTGCTTacttcaacctcgttcccaaacTGTTGTTTACTTGCTACTTGTTGACTATCTACTTACTAGAAAATAAAATTCACGTGTTTACCTGTTTCGTTAGGCTTCCGTTAAATTAt ACTAAATTATTAACTTTTGCTGTCTTCTGGTGTATTTCCAGAGAACACTCTTTTATTGCCCGACTCAGTTCG AACATTCCCCATCCTCCCCAAAAACGTaag GTAGCTGCCGACACTTCCAATCCTATATTTAAGGTTCTTTCGCCATTTCTTAACCGGATTTACTGTC AAATTCACCACGCGAAACATGCTAATACCTGTACGATACCGTCCTTACACAAGAAGGATGAAGGTAAACAAACGAAAGATGTTG CGTCCGCCATCGATGATTCCCAACAATACAGGTTGGACGAACTGAACAGAGGAGAAGACGGTGACGTAAAGATGATCCGAATCACGTCATTGGTTATATCATGTTTGTTATTTGTATCTAAACTGTCCGCACAAG GTTTGTGTccaaacgagttggtgacgatCATTGATGTATCGGGCACTATTAGCGACGAAAAATTTCAGAGAACTGTCGACTTCACTATTGAAATGATTCAGGCGTTAAATTTACCTTACGATAGAGCTGGTGTCGTGTTGTTCTCTGAGAAAGCCATGACTGCAATCGAGTGCAACGATTTCACGGATAGTATGGCATACAAAAAAAGATTAATGGAATTACGAAGAGATGGTTTAGGAGATTTAACAAACACAAGCGCAGGCCTAATGGAGGGCGAAAGAGTGCTCAGTTCAAATGGGTGTGGTCAAAGATCTAATCTCAGTCAAATCATGGTAGTTATAACTGACGGAAGGGCAAATCGAGGTAAGAACCCTGTTCTAGTAGCGCAGACGATTAGAAGAAAGGCAATACAGATTAATGCTATTGGACTACTTCCTGCAGTAAATGTGGAAGAGTTGGATGGTATTACTGGTGACAAAAATAGAGTATGTATTAAACATTATACTGACTCACTCACTGATTGTGTCCCAAATTTAACAAGAAGGGATTGTGTTAACACAGTAGCTCGTTCTCCTACTTCcacaacaacaactacaacacCGACTACAAGTACTTCTACTTCTACTTCTACCTCAACGACAACAACCACTACAACAGAACCAACCTCAACCACAACTACAACAGAACCAACCACAACCACCACTACAACAGAACCAACCACAACAACCACCACAACAGAACCGACCACAACCACGACTACAACAGAACCGACCACAACCACGACTACAACAGAACCAACCACAACCACCACAACAGAACCGACAACCACCACCACTACAACCACAACCACCACAACAGAGCCAACCACAACCACCACCACAACAGAACCGACCACAACCACAACCACTACAACAGAAGCGACTACAACCACCACTACAACAGAACCGACTACAACCACAACACAACCGACTACAACCACAACCACAACAGTGTCGACTACAACTTCGACCACTGCATCGACAACCATTCCTactaaaaagggatttgcaccAACAAAACGCCCAGTGACAACTAAACGCCATTTTACCGCCCATACTACACACAAGCCGATGTTCCGTCGTCATTATTACCGAATTCGCACAACAAAGAAACCTGCGCCAATAAAACCAGTCATGATAACTAAACGCTATTACACTGCCCACACTACACACAGTCCTAGGTTCCGTCGTCGTTATTACCGAATTCGTACAACTAAGAAACCTGCGCCAAAAAAACCAGTTATGATAACTAAGCGCCATTACACCGCTCATACTACAAAAAAGCCCATGTTCCGTCGTCGTTATTACCGAATTCGTTCAACTAAGAAGCCTGCGCCAATGAAACCAGTTGTGATAACTAAGCGCCATTACACCGCTCATAGTACAAACAAGCCGATGTTCCGTCGTCGTTATTACCGAATTCGTACAACTAAGAAGCCTGCGCCAATGAAACCAGTTATGATAACTAAGCGCCATTACACCGCCCACACTACAAACCAGCCTATGTTCCGTCGTCGTTATTACCAGATTCGTACAACAAAGAAACCTGTGCCAATGAAACCAGTTATAATAACTAAACGCCATTACACCGCCCATAGTACACACAAGCCCATGTTCCGTCGTCGCTATTTCCGAATTCGAACAACTCAAAAACCAAATCGACCGCTTGTGCTTCGCTGGCAGATAAAGAAAACTACTTGA
- the LOC130655597 gene encoding solute carrier family 17 member 9-like → MDEETEDDDFEFVPLTEIYHEKDTSKLIRNIKERDTNENPQHWSRKGRIKWTFTLFFGCFLAYSSRTTMSICAVQIGKDLGWDKRLSGIVLSSFFFGYILTQVLGGVLADHFGGERMLYISSGIWSVATFSVPFITRISWFPVTIGIMLAQVISGAAQGVHFPAIASLLSKSVAIENRNTVFSFAASGTAVGMIFSGLAGSVLLGFSGWRSVFFLTGGLSISWALLVGILISRENVYKEREIASFDKRESVPWGKFLCSKPFWALMICATCESLVFTNLLSWLPTYFHDEFPESKGWLFNVCPWIASFVLQNVCGMLSDRMVVGGVSRTKVRKIFVSMALISTTVLCLILNQVTSFSLALLLMTSIIGLLGCNSSGIGMNPQDLAPKHAGSLFGIMNTLGAISGMAGVYLTGHILHTTKQWSSVFHMTSAVSLIGAVSFLLCGTGRQIG, encoded by the exons ATGGATGAAGAAACAGAAGATGATGACTTTGAGTTTGTCCCACTAACCGAAATTTATCATGAGAAAGATACATCAAAATTAATAAGAAATATCAAAGAAAGGGACACAAATGAAAATCCTCAGCATTGGAGTAGAAAAGGGAGGATAAAATGGacatttacattattttttggaTGTTTTCTCGCTTACTCATCACGAACAACAATGAGTATTTGTGCAGTTCAAATCGGAAAAGATTTAGGATGGGATAAAAGATTATCA GGCATTGTAttatcttcatttttctttggaTACATCCTGACACAAGTTCTTGGTGGAGTTCTAGCTGATCATTTTGGAGGTGAACGGATGTTGTATATCTCAAGTGGAATTTGGTCTGTGGCAACATTCTCTGTTCCATTTATCACAAGAATATCCTGGTTCCCAGTCACAATTGGAATCATGTTGGCACAAGTTATTTCAGGTGCAGCACAAG GCGTACATTTTCCAGCTATAGCAAGTCTTCTGTCAAAGTCTGTTGCCATCGAGAATCGAAACACAGTTTTTAGCTTCGCTGCTTCTGGTACAGCTGTTgg AATGATATTTTCTGGTCTAGCTGGATCAGTACTACTCGGTTTTTCTGGATGGCggagtgttttttttcttactggCGGTCTTAGCATCTCTTGGGCACTTCTGGTTGGTATTTTGATATCACGagaaaatgtttataaagaacGTGAGATAGCAAGTTTTGATAAGAGAGAGTCTGTGCCCTGGGGAAAGTTCCTTTGCTCAAAACCATTTTG GGCGTTAATGATATGTGCTACATGCGAATCGTTAGTATTTACAAATTTGTTGTCATGGTTACCGACGTATTTTCATGACGAATTTCCAGAAAGCAAG GGTTGGTTATTCAACGTGTGTCCATGGATTGCAAGTTTTGTTCTACAAAATGTGTGCGGTATGCTTTCGGATAGAATGGTAGTTGGAG GTGTATCAAGAACAAAAGTGCGCAAGATATTTGTG AGTATGGCCTTAATCTCCACGACGGTATTATGCTTGATATTGAATCAGGTGACTAGCTTTTCATTGGCTTTGCTTTTAATGACATCTATCATTGGTTTACTTGGTTGCAACAGCAGCGGCATTGGGATGAATCCACAAGATTTAGCGCCTAAACACGCAGGGTCGTTGTTCGGAATCATGAACACTTTAGGAGCTATCTCAG GTATGGCAGGAGTGTATTTGACTGGTCATATATTACACACGACCAAGCAATGGTCATCCGTTTTTCATATGACGTCAGCTGTGTCATTAATTGGCGCTGTTTCTTTTCTGCTATGCGGGACTGGTAGACAGATTGGCTAA
- the LOC130655602 gene encoding uncharacterized protein LOC130655602 yields MRKNTEASSSSHRTPVERAYYESLIFRDRWNVGRLYASNMYESQNYTKKIKHLARERKINLYQMDCQMEDMRRKWINFEIEKENGKYLEPQLTAKKVHTSKKEVVPDKRKPSVIIPPPLYETNNKSKESQSQQQTRSKQRTSLYLPKLNRRILRDIPRKSLIAFAEDMESIRSFDDVAITEVEDVNQSIDLPRMHNPQDLLIHRNRAQSLPPVSLTYIINDYNTRPRSRSIGPILLNESRSLSRDLKTSRGKYDDYITEKDFESTTAKFIPRCLTAQPVSLNNIL; encoded by the coding sequence ATGAGGAAAAACACGGAAGCGAGTAGCAGCAGCCACCGCACCCCAGTAGAGAGAGCGTACTACGAATCCTTAATATTTCGTGACCGATGGAACGTTGGAAGGCTCTATGCGTCGAATATGTACGAAAGTCAAAACtataccaaaaaaataaaacatttagcAAGAGAAAGAAAAATCAATTTGTACCAAATGGATTGTCAAATGGAGGACATGCGAAGAAAATGGATAAATTTTGAGATAGAAAAAGAGAACGGGAAGTATTTAGAACCACAATTAACTGCGAAAAAAGTTCACACATCGAAAAAAGAGGTTGTGCCGGACAAGCGGAAACCGTCGGTTATAATACCGCCACCTTTATATGAAACTAATAACAAGTCAAAAGAGAGCCAATCTCAGCAACAAACCAGAAGTAAACAGAGAACTTCCCTTTATCTTCCTAAGCTAAATCGGAGAATATTGAGGGACATCCCGAGAAAATCTTTGATTGCTTTTGCTGAGGATATGGAAAGCATCCGCTCTTTTGACGACGTCGCGATAACAGAAGTGGAAGATGTTAACCAATCCATAGACCTGCCCAGGATGCACAACCCACAGGATTTGTTAATCCATCGAAACAGGGCTCAATCATTACCTCCAGTCTCGCTTACTTATATCATAAATGACTACAACACGCGGCCAAGATCTCGTTCAATTGGTCCTATACTGTTAAACGAGTCAAGAAGTTTATCACGTGACTTAAAAACATCGCGGGGAAAATACGACGACTATATCACGGAAAAAGATTTCGAATCTACAACAGCAAAGTTCATTCCCCGATGTTTGACAGCACAACCAGTGAGTTTAAATAACATACTGTGA